A stretch of Onychomys torridus chromosome 2, mOncTor1.1, whole genome shotgun sequence DNA encodes these proteins:
- the LOC118577137 gene encoding cholesterol 7-alpha-monooxygenase yields MMTISLIWGIAAVVCCCIWVIFGIRRRKVGEPPLENGLIPYLGCALKFGSNPLEFLRANQRKHGHVFTCKLMGKYVHFITNSLSYHKVLCHGKYFDWKKFHYTTSAKAFGHRSIDPNDGNTTENINNTFTKTLQGAALHSLSEAMMQNLQTVMRCPGLAQTKSAAWVTEGMYAFCYRVMFEAGYLTLFGRDTSKPDTQRALILNNLDSFKQFDQVFPALAAGLPIHLFKTAHKARETLAEGLKHENLSVRDQVSELIRLRMFLNDTLSTFDDMEKAKTHLAILWASQANTIPATFWSLFQMIRNPEALKAASEEVVGALQSAGQDPGPGGNDIYLDQMQLNDLPVLDSIIKEALRLSSASLNIRTAKENFTLHLEDGSYNIRKDDIIALYPQLMHLDPEIYPEPLTFKYDRYLDEKRKTKTSFYSNGNKLKYFYMPFGSGATICPGRLFAVQEIKQFLILMLSYFELELVESQVKCPPLDQSRAGLGILPPLNDIEFKYKLKHL; encoded by the exons GAAAGTAGGGGAACCTCCACTGGAGAATGGGCTGATTCCATACCTGGGCTGTGCTCTGAAATTTGGGTCCAATCCTCTTGAGTTCCTGAGAGCCAATCAAAGGAAGCATGGTCATGTTTTTACCTGCAAACTGATGGGGAAATATGTCCACTTTATCACAAACTCCTTGTCATACCATAAGGTGTTATGCCATGGAAAATATTTTGACTGGAAAAAATTTCATTACACTACTTCTGCAAAG GCATTTGGGCACAGAAGCATTGACCCAAATGATGGAAATACCACGGAAAACATAAACAACACTTTTACAAAAACCCTCCAGGGAGCTGCTTTGCATTCACTCTCTGAAGCCATGATGCAAAACCTCCAAACTGTCATGAGGTGTCCTGGCCTTGCTCAAACAAAGAGCGCTGCCTGGGTCACCGAAGGAATGTACGCCTTCTGCTACCGAGTGATGTTTGAAGCCGGATATCTAACTCTGTTTGGCAGAGATACTTCAAAGCCAGACACACAAAGAGCGCTTATTCTAAACAACCTTGACAGCTTCAAGCAATTTGATCAAGTCTTTCCAGCGCTGGCGGCAGGCCTTCCTATTCACTTGTTCAAGACCGCACATAAGGCCCGGGAAACGCTGGCTGAGGGCTTGAAGCATGAGAACCTCTCTGTGAGGGACCAGGTCTCTGAACTGATCCGTCTGCGCATGTTTCTCAATGACACTCTCTCCACCTTTGACGACATGGAGAAGGCCAAGACGCACCTCGCTATCCTCTGGGCATCTCAAGCAAATACCATTCCTGCAACTTTCTGGAGCTTATTTCAAATGATCAG GAATCCTGAAGCATTGAAAGCAGCCTCTGAAGAAGTGGTTGGAGCGTTACAGAGTGCTGGCCAAGACCCTGGCCCTGGAGGGAATGACATTTATTTGGATCAAATGCAACTGAACGACCTGCCAGTACTAG ataGCATCATCAAGGAGGCTCTGAGGCTTTCCAGTGCATCCTTGAATATCCGGACTGCTAAGGAGAATTTCACTCTACATCTTGAGGATGGTTCCTATAACATCCGAAAAGATGACATCATAGCTCTTTATCCACAGTTAATGCATTTGGATCCTGAAATCTACCCAGAGCCTCTG ACTTTTAAATATGATCGGTACCTTGATgagaagaggaagacaaagacCTCCTTCTACAGCAATGGGAACAAACTCAAGTATTTCTACATGCCATTTGGATCAGGAGCTACAATATGTCCTGGAAGACTATTTGCTGTTCAAGAAATCAAGCAATTTTTGATTCTGATGCTTTCATACTTTGAACTGGAACTTGTAGAGAGCCAAGTCAAGTGTCCCCCTTTAGACCAGTCCAGGGCAGGCTTGGGAATTTTGCCACCATTAAATGATATTGAGTTTAAATATAAACTGAAACATCTGTGA